In Halanaeroarchaeum sp. HSR-CO, one DNA window encodes the following:
- a CDS encoding helix-hairpin-helix domain-containing protein, which translates to MGWIETIRSLLGLQSNGHQEAGDVEVTVEKEPDASSERAVKEPSDGDIVERDDAAEGDDDEPESEAAEAAEAEPAEEAAEEAEAEPAEEAEAEPAEATEAEPAEEAAEAAEAEPAEEAAEEAAEVAEAEPAEGAAEVAEAEPAEGAAEAAEAEPAEEAAEAAEAEAAEEAEAAEEAAEEAEAAEEAEAAEATEAEPAEATEAEPAEEAASEEQPPVSAEPIELTDIKGIGSAYADRLQAAGVEDGADLAAADAAALSAETDISEKRLHRWIDRATDR; encoded by the coding sequence ATGGGATGGATCGAAACGATTCGGTCGTTGCTGGGGCTTCAGTCCAACGGTCACCAGGAGGCCGGTGACGTCGAGGTGACGGTCGAGAAGGAACCGGACGCCTCGTCGGAACGTGCCGTAAAGGAGCCCTCCGACGGCGACATTGTCGAACGGGACGACGCTGCGGAAGGGGATGACGATGAACCTGAATCGGAAGCCGCCGAAGCAGCCGAAGCGGAACCCGCCGAGGAAGCCGCCGAAGAAGCCGAAGCGGAACCCGCCGAAGAAGCCGAAGCGGAACCCGCCGAAGCGACCGAAGCGGAACCCGCCGAGGAAGCCGCCGAAGCAGCCGAAGCGGAACCCGCCGAGGAAGCCGCCGAAGAAGCCGCCGAAGTGGCCGAAGCGGAACCCGCCGAGGGAGCCGCCGAAGTGGCCGAAGCGGAACCCGCCGAGGGAGCCGCCGAAGCGGCCGAAGCGGAACCCGCCGAAGAAGCCGCCGAAGCGGCCGAAGCGGAAGCCGCCGAAGAAGCGGAAGCCGCCGAGGAAGCCGCCGAAGAAGCGGAAGCCGCCGAAGAAGCGGAAGCCGCCGAAGCGACCGAAGCGGAACCCGCCGAAGCGACCGAAGCGGAACCCGCCGAAGAAGCCGCCAGCGAGGAGCAGCCTCCGGTATCAGCCGAACCCATCGAACTCACCGACATCAAGGGGATCGGGTCGGCCTACGCCGACCGTCTACAGGCCGCGGGCGTCGAAGACGGCGCCGACCTCGCCGCCGCCGATGCCGCGGCTCTCTCCGCCGAGACCGACATCTCCGAGAAGCGTCTCCACCGGTGGATCGACCGGGCCACGGATCGTTGA
- a CDS encoding diphthine--ammonia ligase — protein sequence MTSGRWVSLFSGGKDSSWALYRALQTGLDVGRLLTVHPETDSYMYHVPATGLAGLAAESIGIPLVDVSQPALEGHDSGERGDAETETLETALGELAPEIGGIKGVVAGAVESEFQTSRIEAMCERLDADLYAPLWREDPMALGESILEAGFEIYIVQVAAGGLDESWVGRQLDAAALAELRELNDRYGVHILGEGGEFETLVTDAPHMDRPIEFEAETVWEGTRGHLEITDAWLGDE from the coding sequence ATGACGAGTGGGCGCTGGGTGAGTCTGTTCTCCGGCGGCAAAGATTCCTCGTGGGCACTGTATCGAGCCCTCCAGACCGGACTGGATGTAGGTCGTCTCCTCACGGTCCATCCCGAGACGGATTCGTACATGTACCACGTTCCGGCCACTGGACTGGCCGGACTGGCCGCCGAGAGTATCGGGATTCCACTCGTGGACGTGAGCCAACCAGCCCTGGAGGGTCACGACTCCGGGGAACGAGGCGACGCGGAGACGGAGACCCTCGAGACAGCCCTCGGGGAGTTGGCACCCGAGATCGGTGGAATCAAGGGCGTCGTGGCCGGTGCGGTCGAGTCCGAGTTTCAGACCTCCCGGATCGAAGCCATGTGCGAGCGCCTCGATGCCGACCTCTACGCCCCGCTCTGGCGTGAGGATCCCATGGCCCTGGGCGAATCCATACTCGAGGCCGGATTCGAGATCTACATCGTCCAGGTCGCGGCCGGCGGACTCGACGAATCGTGGGTCGGACGCCAGCTCGACGCGGCCGCACTGGCGGAGCTCCGCGAACTCAACGACCGCTACGGGGTGCACATCCTGGGGGAGGGCGGCGAGTTCGAGACGCTCGTGACCGACGCCCCGCACATGGACCGACCGATCGAGTTCGAGGCCGAAACCGTCTGGGAGGGGACCCGCGGCCATCTCGAGATCACGGACGCCTGGCTCGGAGACGAGTGA
- a CDS encoding PHP-associated domain-containing protein, whose product MTRPLLLDVPTRVDFHVKILSERVVQRAKERDIDVLVYAPHFTRLPTIEARADRFTDDDVLVVPAREIFTGSWRDRKHVLGIGLSRPIPDFVSLPGAMDALDEYAGATLVPHPEFLTVSLGQAAIERYDGVVDAVEVYNPKHLSRHNETARRIATELDVPVFGSSYAHLPGTVGEVWTTFDREITSTEDLVDAVTEGADRTVAHRPGFAHQARCALERAHLGYENTWEKVDRLLLSGMEATHPDHVAYDGAFDDSSVY is encoded by the coding sequence GTGACGAGGCCCCTACTCCTGGACGTGCCGACCCGCGTCGACTTCCACGTGAAGATACTCTCCGAGCGCGTCGTCCAGCGGGCGAAGGAACGGGACATCGACGTCCTCGTCTACGCACCGCACTTCACCCGCCTCCCGACCATCGAGGCGCGGGCGGACCGGTTCACTGACGATGACGTGCTGGTGGTCCCGGCCCGAGAGATTTTTACTGGCTCCTGGCGGGACCGCAAGCACGTCCTCGGGATCGGGCTCTCGCGGCCGATCCCCGATTTCGTCTCGCTCCCAGGGGCGATGGATGCGCTGGACGAGTACGCCGGGGCGACGCTCGTCCCCCACCCGGAGTTCCTCACCGTGAGTCTCGGACAGGCGGCTATCGAGCGCTACGACGGTGTCGTCGATGCCGTCGAGGTGTACAATCCCAAGCATCTGTCCCGACACAACGAGACCGCTCGACGGATCGCCACCGAACTCGACGTCCCCGTTTTCGGCTCCTCGTATGCCCACCTCCCCGGGACCGTCGGCGAGGTCTGGACGACGTTCGACCGGGAGATCACGTCGACCGAGGACCTCGTCGATGCAGTCACCGAGGGCGCCGACCGCACTGTTGCCCACCGACCGGGGTTCGCCCACCAGGCCCGCTGTGCCCTCGAACGCGCCCATCTCGGCTACGAGAACACGTGGGAGAAAGTCGACAGACTCCTCCTCTCGGGGATGGAGGCGACCCACCCCGACCACGTCGCCTACGACGGTGCCTTCGACGACAGCAGCGTCTACTGA
- a CDS encoding D-aminoacyl-tRNA deacylase: MIGIVVSTADEASAHIGEMLLEATDWETVEPGVYRTDGFELREFEEWHLELDGVAAAFDDPDCIVFASRHSGETGRLLSAHFTGNFGEAEFGGDDRDLATPCPGAHKQVLQALSKHAPAGWDVAMECTHHGPTAVGAPSMFVELGSDETQWRDSEGARAVARSILALDGHGAEPVRTVVGFGGNHYAPRPSRLVTETDVAMGHVAADWSIEALGRPESHPDLIDEMFAASGADLAVFDGDHPAVESVVEDLGYRIVSETWLRTTDGIPMELVEAVERKLAPIDTGVAFGERRAAPASLTVRPLPDEAIAEGQTIDDDATRALLEEYTVAYETVENGNRIEGSAAFATDDGVDHLVDGLVGILEDAYDSVYREAGAIVAERTTFDPEAARRAGVPEGPKFGRLAGGEPVDVDGEAVRPENVQKRERQRFTV; encoded by the coding sequence GTGATAGGAATCGTCGTCAGCACGGCCGACGAAGCGTCGGCGCACATCGGCGAGATGCTCCTCGAAGCGACCGACTGGGAGACGGTCGAACCGGGGGTCTACCGGACGGACGGCTTCGAGTTGCGAGAGTTCGAGGAGTGGCATCTCGAACTCGATGGCGTCGCAGCGGCCTTCGACGACCCCGACTGTATCGTCTTCGCCTCCCGACACTCCGGGGAGACCGGTCGGTTGCTCAGTGCCCACTTCACCGGGAACTTCGGCGAGGCGGAGTTCGGCGGCGACGACCGCGACCTCGCGACACCCTGTCCGGGAGCCCACAAACAGGTCCTCCAGGCCCTCTCGAAGCACGCACCGGCGGGCTGGGACGTGGCGATGGAGTGTACCCATCACGGGCCGACTGCCGTCGGTGCCCCGTCCATGTTCGTCGAACTCGGCAGCGACGAAACACAGTGGCGAGACTCAGAAGGCGCTCGAGCCGTCGCCAGGAGTATCCTGGCACTCGACGGGCACGGAGCCGAGCCCGTCCGCACCGTCGTCGGGTTCGGCGGCAACCACTACGCCCCCAGGCCCTCCAGGCTGGTGACGGAGACCGACGTCGCGATGGGCCACGTCGCCGCCGACTGGAGCATCGAGGCGCTCGGCAGGCCCGAGTCCCACCCCGACCTGATCGACGAGATGTTCGCGGCCAGTGGTGCGGACCTCGCTGTCTTCGACGGTGACCATCCCGCCGTCGAATCGGTCGTCGAGGACCTCGGGTACCGTATCGTCAGCGAGACCTGGCTGCGAACGACTGACGGGATTCCGATGGAACTGGTCGAGGCCGTCGAACGAAAGCTGGCCCCTATCGATACCGGAGTCGCCTTCGGAGAGCGACGGGCCGCCCCCGCCTCGCTTACCGTTCGGCCGTTACCGGACGAGGCAATCGCCGAGGGGCAGACCATCGACGACGATGCCACACGGGCCCTCCTCGAGGAGTACACGGTCGCGTACGAGACCGTCGAGAATGGCAATCGGATCGAGGGGTCGGCGGCATTTGCCACCGACGACGGGGTCGATCACCTCGTCGATGGTCTCGTCGGGATCCTGGAAGACGCGTACGACTCGGTCTACAGGGAGGCCGGCGCGATCGTCGCCGAACGAACGACGTTCGATCCGGAGGCCGCCCGACGGGCGGGCGTTCCAGAGGGGCCGAAGTTCGGTCGACTGGCCGGTGGGGAACCGGTGGACGTCGACGGCGAAGCGGTCAGACCCGAAAACGTCCAAAAACGGGAACGACAGCGGTTCACCGTCTGA
- a CDS encoding transcriptional regulator, translating to MENARTTREKIAEALREGAETASSLSERYSISSESALRHLRHVARSVDGTDEDFLVRPPTCRDCGFDGFDDPLNHPSRCPECKSEAIDEPAFTIE from the coding sequence ATGGAGAACGCTCGCACCACCCGGGAGAAGATCGCCGAGGCCCTCCGGGAGGGGGCGGAGACGGCGTCCTCCCTATCGGAGCGCTACTCCATTTCGAGCGAGTCGGCGCTTCGACACCTCCGACACGTCGCCCGGTCGGTCGACGGGACCGACGAGGACTTCCTCGTGCGACCACCGACCTGTCGCGACTGTGGCTTCGATGGGTTCGACGACCCGCTCAATCACCCCTCACGCTGTCCGGAATGCAAGAGCGAGGCCATCGACGAACCCGCGTTCACCATCGAGTGA
- a CDS encoding shikimate dehydrogenase, translating to MNVFGLVGNPVGHSVSPSMHEAAYDELDLDARYVTFEPDPTELETAISGADALGIDGLNVTIPFKQAVRELVEPDDLASRIGAVNTIDFTGDRPVGLNTDAEGARRALVRHEVTLDGRTVVVVGAGGAARAIAFMATDEGATVHVANRTRDTAIELADAVDGTGHGLDALPALLPDADVLVNATSVGMEEDVSPVPSEALHADLVVMDAVYSPLETTLLREAAAAGATTIDGAWMLLYQGVAAFERWTGLAAPVERMNRTVRAELTGNEDV from the coding sequence ATGAACGTCTTCGGACTCGTCGGGAACCCGGTCGGACACTCCGTCTCCCCGAGCATGCACGAGGCGGCCTACGACGAACTCGACCTCGACGCCCGCTATGTCACCTTCGAACCGGATCCCACCGAACTCGAGACGGCAATCTCGGGGGCCGACGCGCTGGGTATCGACGGGCTCAACGTAACCATCCCGTTCAAACAGGCCGTCCGGGAACTCGTCGAACCGGACGATCTCGCCTCACGAATCGGGGCCGTCAACACCATCGATTTCACCGGTGACCGCCCCGTGGGACTCAACACCGACGCCGAGGGCGCACGGCGCGCACTCGTCCGTCACGAGGTCACTCTCGACGGAAGGACAGTTGTCGTCGTCGGGGCCGGCGGGGCGGCCCGAGCGATCGCATTCATGGCCACTGACGAGGGTGCGACCGTCCACGTCGCCAACCGAACCAGGGACACGGCGATCGAACTCGCCGACGCCGTCGACGGGACGGGGCACGGTCTCGACGCACTCCCAGCCCTGCTGCCCGACGCCGACGTCCTCGTCAACGCCACCAGCGTCGGGATGGAAGAAGACGTCTCTCCCGTTCCATCGGAGGCATTGCACGCCGATCTGGTCGTGATGGACGCGGTGTATTCGCCGCTCGAGACGACGCTCCTCCGCGAGGCAGCGGCGGCCGGCGCGACGACCATCGACGGTGCCTGGATGCTCCTCTACCAGGGGGTCGCCGCCTTCGAACGGTGGACGGGCCTGGCCGCACCCGTCGAACGGATGAACCGGACGGTTCGCGCGGAACTGACGGGGAACGAGGACGTCTGA
- a CDS encoding DUF373 family protein — MRTLVVIVDRSGDVPRKTGLATPIAGWEAIQSLVVDLGIADPEDSTVNCLLEGLNVTRSLRDENEDAVVAVVSGGTDSMVGADQAIAREIEELIDRYDPETSIVVIDSTEDERLLPIIESRLQVDSVDRVVVRQARDLESTYYLLKQFLADEELRTTVLVPIGIVLLVFPAILMLSSLAIAVGSIAAVIGVFLLYKGLSVDAHLADLSTQAREAMYSGRVSIVTYVVAVGLALVGVFAGVLGISDLGLGNVQLVTVMGFTYYSVPWLALGALAASTGRLLDEVIQNEQVRTSYLNLPFGVLAVGLVVRGFSGYFIERAGYVSGLSVPPIQMGAATIRGFTLTPEEHLAVFVVLGLFVSLAGIRVSSYLAGEFEESGDVA; from the coding sequence ATGCGTACGCTCGTGGTAATCGTGGACAGGTCCGGTGACGTGCCCCGGAAGACGGGGTTGGCGACGCCCATCGCCGGCTGGGAGGCCATCCAGTCGCTCGTCGTGGATCTGGGTATCGCGGATCCGGAGGACTCGACGGTCAACTGTCTGCTCGAGGGCCTGAACGTGACGCGGAGTCTTCGAGACGAGAACGAGGACGCCGTCGTCGCCGTGGTCTCTGGCGGGACTGACAGCATGGTCGGTGCCGACCAGGCCATCGCCAGGGAGATCGAAGAACTCATCGACCGCTACGACCCCGAAACGTCCATCGTCGTCATCGACAGCACGGAGGACGAACGGCTGTTACCTATCATCGAGAGTCGTCTCCAGGTCGATTCGGTCGATCGGGTGGTCGTTCGCCAGGCACGCGACCTGGAGTCCACGTACTACCTCCTCAAGCAGTTCCTGGCTGACGAGGAACTCCGGACCACCGTTCTGGTCCCCATCGGCATCGTCCTGCTGGTCTTCCCGGCGATCCTCATGCTGAGCAGTCTGGCCATCGCGGTCGGATCCATCGCCGCCGTCATCGGCGTCTTCTTGCTCTACAAGGGGCTGTCGGTGGACGCCCACCTGGCGGACCTCTCGACCCAGGCCCGGGAGGCGATGTACTCCGGTCGAGTCTCCATCGTCACCTACGTGGTGGCCGTCGGCCTGGCGCTCGTCGGCGTGTTCGCCGGCGTCCTCGGGATATCGGACCTCGGGCTCGGGAACGTCCAGTTAGTGACAGTCATGGGGTTCACCTACTACAGCGTCCCGTGGCTCGCGCTCGGTGCGCTGGCGGCCAGTACCGGTCGGCTCCTCGACGAGGTCATCCAGAACGAGCAGGTGCGGACCTCGTACCTGAACCTGCCGTTCGGGGTCCTCGCCGTCGGCCTCGTCGTGCGAGGGTTCTCGGGATACTTCATCGAACGGGCCGGCTACGTGAGTGGGCTGTCTGTCCCCCCGATCCAGATGGGCGCGGCGACGATTCGGGGATTCACACTCACCCCCGAGGAACACCTTGCGGTCTTCGTGGTGCTGGGCCTCTTCGTCAGTCTCGCGGGCATCCGCGTGTCGTCGTACCTCGCCGGCGAGTTCGAGGAATCGGGCGACGTGGCCTGA
- a CDS encoding sodium:calcium antiporter, translated as MASRFRHPLLILAAALAMTAPWMIIWATGNTDSMAPLPTVAVAGFGILGASFMLAWAAEIAEKDVPRAFAIAVLAVLAVAPEYAVDALYAWRAGAGGATAEACAVASTPGVVRACHDANLAVANMTGANRILIGIGWAGIALFSIYRALAHTDRSIEHRDGFLADVVHLDRNISVEIGFLLAATVVAFFVPLNGGIGLVDTAVLVGLYVVYILIAISGEVEEVGEQVGVPAYFHARPRLLRAPTAIALFLYSGFLIYVAVHPFAHGLEVLGQNLGLPPFFMIQWIAPLASESPELIVVVYLVNKARTTAGFNALISSKLNQWTLLIGTLAVVYSLALGQLGTLPFDAKQAAEIWITAAQSLFAIAVLVNFTISGREAIVLLGLFISQVAAEFALIRLLPAARAEELSIVLLDSYAVLYVVLALGLFYQRREAIVEIVSDSRAAIRRATGYYLG; from the coding sequence ATGGCATCGCGGTTCCGACACCCCCTTCTCATCCTCGCTGCCGCCCTCGCGATGACGGCACCCTGGATGATCATCTGGGCAACCGGGAACACCGACTCGATGGCGCCGCTCCCCACCGTCGCCGTCGCGGGTTTCGGGATCCTCGGCGCCTCGTTCATGCTGGCCTGGGCCGCAGAGATCGCCGAGAAGGACGTTCCTCGAGCGTTCGCCATCGCCGTGCTGGCCGTCCTCGCCGTCGCACCTGAGTACGCCGTGGACGCGCTCTACGCCTGGCGAGCGGGGGCGGGCGGTGCGACCGCCGAAGCCTGTGCCGTCGCGTCGACGCCGGGCGTCGTTCGGGCATGTCACGACGCCAATCTCGCCGTGGCGAACATGACCGGCGCGAACCGAATCCTCATCGGTATCGGCTGGGCCGGCATCGCCCTCTTCAGCATCTACAGAGCGCTCGCCCACACGGATCGATCGATCGAGCATCGCGACGGGTTCCTCGCGGACGTCGTGCATCTCGACCGGAACATCTCCGTCGAGATCGGGTTTCTCCTGGCAGCCACCGTCGTCGCCTTCTTCGTCCCGCTGAACGGTGGCATCGGCCTGGTCGACACCGCCGTCCTCGTCGGATTGTACGTAGTCTACATCCTCATCGCCATCTCCGGTGAGGTCGAGGAGGTCGGCGAGCAGGTCGGCGTCCCGGCGTACTTCCACGCCAGACCACGGCTGCTACGAGCCCCGACCGCCATCGCCCTCTTCCTGTACTCCGGCTTTCTCATCTACGTGGCCGTCCACCCCTTCGCACACGGTCTCGAGGTGCTCGGGCAGAACCTCGGCCTCCCGCCCTTTTTCATGATCCAGTGGATCGCACCCCTGGCGAGCGAGAGTCCCGAACTCATCGTCGTGGTCTATCTGGTGAACAAGGCCCGGACGACGGCAGGGTTCAACGCCCTCATCTCCTCGAAGCTCAACCAATGGACGCTCCTCATCGGGACGCTGGCGGTCGTCTACAGCCTCGCTCTGGGACAACTCGGGACGCTCCCCTTCGACGCCAAACAGGCTGCCGAGATCTGGATCACCGCGGCACAGAGCCTCTTCGCTATCGCGGTGCTGGTCAACTTCACAATCAGCGGTCGCGAGGCGATCGTCCTGCTGGGACTGTTCATTTCGCAGGTCGCCGCGGAGTTCGCCCTCATCAGACTCCTGCCAGCCGCTCGCGCCGAGGAGCTGAGTATCGTCCTGCTCGACAGTTACGCCGTCCTGTACGTCGTCCTCGCGCTCGGGTTGTTCTACCAGCGGCGAGAGGCGATCGTGGAGATCGTCTCCGATTCGCGGGCAGCGATCCGCCGGGCGACCGGGTACTACCTCGGCTGA
- a CDS encoding protein translocase SEC61 complex subunit gamma yields the protein MEVPYELSAYTRVLKLASTPDWEEFSQVSLIAGAGILLIGVIGFIIFLIMSVLPGA from the coding sequence ATGGAAGTACCGTACGAGCTCTCTGCGTATACCCGCGTGCTCAAGCTCGCCAGCACGCCCGACTGGGAGGAGTTCTCCCAGGTCTCGTTGATCGCCGGGGCGGGCATCCTGTTGATCGGCGTCATCGGCTTCATCATCTTCCTCATCATGAGCGTGCTGCCGGGGGCCTGA
- a CDS encoding transcription elongation factor Spt5, translated as MPIYAVKTTASQEQTVASMIANREEDEVHAVLAPESLTSYVMVEADGTPVLDRVLEDIPHARSVVPGESGIGEVEHFLSPKPDVEGIAEGDIVELIAGPFKGEKAQVQRIDESKDQVTVELYEATVPIPVTVRGDQIRVLDSDER; from the coding sequence GTGCCGATCTACGCCGTCAAGACCACGGCGAGCCAGGAACAGACTGTGGCCAGCATGATCGCCAACCGCGAGGAGGACGAGGTCCACGCCGTCCTCGCGCCGGAGTCGTTGACGAGTTACGTGATGGTCGAGGCGGACGGGACGCCGGTCCTCGACCGCGTCCTCGAGGACATCCCCCACGCCCGCTCGGTCGTCCCGGGCGAGAGCGGCATCGGCGAGGTCGAGCACTTCCTCTCGCCGAAACCCGACGTCGAGGGGATCGCCGAGGGCGACATCGTCGAACTCATCGCCGGCCCGTTCAAGGGCGAGAAGGCCCAGGTCCAGCGCATCGACGAGAGCAAAGACCAGGTCACGGTCGAACTCTACGAGGCGACGGTCCCGATTCCGGTCACCGTCCGTGGCGACCAGATCCGCGTTCTGGACAGCGACGAACGGTAG
- a CDS encoding CinA family protein, whose translation MTEETPVAERIGEALSAAGETLSTAESCTGGLIGSLVTDVPGSSDYFDRAYVTYSYDAKLELGVGREALDEHGAVSKPVAIEMARASRDRAGTTWGVATTGIAGPAGGTEEKPVGTVFIAIAFAAPWGTQDSYATVEHETFDGTRREIKSAIARRSLELLERELESSANRSPDRQ comes from the coding sequence ATGACCGAGGAGACGCCCGTAGCAGAACGAATCGGCGAGGCGCTTTCGGCCGCCGGAGAGACGCTCTCGACGGCGGAGTCCTGCACCGGTGGGCTCATCGGCTCGCTCGTGACCGACGTGCCGGGATCGAGCGACTACTTCGACCGGGCGTACGTCACCTACTCGTACGACGCGAAACTCGAACTCGGGGTCGGTCGCGAGGCGCTCGACGAGCACGGTGCCGTCAGCAAACCGGTGGCCATCGAGATGGCTCGGGCGAGTCGCGACCGAGCGGGGACGACCTGGGGGGTCGCCACGACGGGCATCGCTGGTCCCGCGGGTGGCACCGAGGAGAAACCGGTGGGCACCGTCTTCATCGCCATCGCCTTCGCCGCGCCGTGGGGAACCCAGGACTCCTACGCGACGGTCGAACACGAGACCTTCGACGGTACCAGACGGGAGATCAAGTCCGCGATCGCCAGGCGGTCGCTCGAACTCCTCGAACGGGAACTGGAATCGTCTGCGAACCGTTCACCCGACCGTCAGTAG
- the ftsZ gene encoding cell division protein FtsZ, with protein sequence MDSIVQDAIDEAEAEPPASGDGATPTSDQSRSGTMTDEELKDVLEDLQTEITVVGCGGAGSNTIDRMFEAGIRGASLVAANTDVQHLVDIEADTKILMGKEKTQGRGAGSLPQVGEEAALESQDEIRESIAGADMVFVTAGLGGGTGTGSAPVVAKAAKERGALTIAVVTTPFTAEGEVRRTNAEAGLERLRDVADTVIVVPNDRLLDSVGKLPVRKAFKISDEILMRSVKGITELITKPGLVNLDFADVRTVMEKGGVAMIGLGESETDSKATESVREALRSPLLDVDISGANSALVNVTGGPDMSIEEAEGVVEEIYDRIDPDARIIWGTSIDDELDERMRTMVVVTGVQSPQIYGRNEQPAGAAQGMEDIDFVE encoded by the coding sequence ATGGATTCGATTGTACAGGACGCAATCGACGAAGCCGAAGCGGAGCCACCGGCTTCGGGGGATGGTGCGACACCCACCTCGGACCAGTCGCGGTCCGGGACCATGACCGACGAGGAACTCAAAGACGTTCTCGAGGACCTTCAGACCGAGATCACGGTCGTCGGCTGTGGCGGTGCGGGGAGCAACACCATCGACCGAATGTTCGAAGCGGGCATCCGTGGAGCATCACTCGTCGCTGCAAACACCGACGTACAACATCTCGTGGACATCGAAGCCGACACCAAGATCCTCATGGGCAAGGAGAAGACCCAGGGTCGGGGGGCCGGCTCGCTCCCACAGGTCGGCGAGGAAGCTGCCCTGGAGAGCCAGGACGAGATCCGCGAGTCGATCGCCGGCGCGGACATGGTGTTCGTGACCGCCGGTCTGGGTGGCGGCACGGGCACCGGTTCCGCCCCAGTCGTCGCGAAGGCCGCGAAAGAACGCGGCGCGCTGACCATCGCGGTGGTCACCACGCCGTTCACCGCCGAGGGCGAGGTCCGACGGACGAATGCCGAGGCGGGTCTCGAACGGCTCCGCGACGTGGCCGACACGGTCATCGTCGTCCCCAACGACCGCCTGCTGGACTCGGTCGGCAAACTCCCCGTGCGCAAAGCGTTCAAGATCTCCGACGAGATCCTGATGCGCTCGGTCAAAGGCATCACCGAGTTGATCACCAAACCGGGGCTGGTAAACCTCGACTTCGCCGACGTCCGCACCGTCATGGAGAAAGGCGGCGTCGCCATGATCGGTCTCGGGGAGTCGGAGACCGACAGCAAGGCGACCGAGTCCGTCCGCGAAGCGCTTCGCTCCCCCCTGCTGGACGTCGACATCTCCGGGGCGAACTCCGCCCTCGTCAACGTCACCGGTGGCCCGGACATGTCCATCGAGGAGGCGGAGGGCGTCGTGGAGGAGATCTACGACCGCATCGACCCCGACGCACGTATCATCTGGGGAACCTCCATCGACGACGAACTCGACGAGCGGATGCGCACGATGGTCGTCGTCACCGGCGTCCAGTCCCCGCAGATCTACGGCCGCAACGAACAACCGGCGGGCGCGGCCCAGGGCATGGAAGACATCGACTTCGTCGAGTAA
- a CDS encoding NDP-sugar synthase, which translates to MDAVVLAGGYATRLWPITKHRPKMFLPVGASTVIDRIFAELEAETRIDTVYVSTNERFADDFREHLAASDYEKPVLSVEDTTAESEKFGVIGALAQLVDREGVDDDLLVVAGDNLISFAISDFVDFFERKGVPTIAAYDVGSLDRAKSYGLVTLDGDEVVDFQEKPDDPESTLVSIATYGFPAETLSLLETYLAEDQNPDEPGWFIEWLQSRGSVCAYTFDGAWFDIGTPESYLDAVRWALDGDNVVADSATLENVDIGENVHIMDGVEITDSNVDGSVIFPNAVLRNCSVRDSIIDEQTHLADIDFSGALVGAHTTISNGD; encoded by the coding sequence ATGGATGCTGTCGTTCTCGCCGGGGGATACGCGACGCGGTTGTGGCCGATCACGAAACATCGTCCGAAGATGTTTCTCCCCGTCGGAGCGTCGACGGTCATCGACCGAATCTTCGCCGAACTCGAGGCCGAAACGCGCATCGATACCGTCTACGTCAGCACGAACGAGCGCTTCGCCGACGACTTCCGGGAGCACCTGGCGGCGTCGGACTACGAGAAACCCGTCCTGTCCGTCGAAGACACGACGGCAGAGTCGGAGAAGTTCGGCGTCATCGGTGCGCTCGCCCAGCTCGTCGACCGGGAGGGTGTCGACGACGACCTCCTGGTGGTGGCCGGCGACAATCTGATCAGCTTCGCGATCAGCGACTTCGTCGACTTCTTCGAGCGGAAGGGCGTGCCGACCATCGCCGCGTACGACGTGGGCTCACTCGATCGGGCGAAATCGTACGGCCTCGTCACGCTCGACGGTGACGAGGTCGTGGACTTCCAAGAGAAGCCCGACGACCCGGAGAGTACGCTCGTCTCCATCGCGACCTATGGCTTCCCCGCGGAAACGCTGTCGCTACTCGAGACCTACCTCGCCGAAGATCAGAACCCGGACGAACCCGGCTGGTTCATCGAGTGGCTCCAGTCGCGTGGCTCGGTCTGCGCGTACACCTTCGACGGCGCGTGGTTCGATATCGGAACGCCGGAGAGCTATCTGGACGCGGTACGGTGGGCGCTCGACGGGGACAACGTCGTCGCCGACAGTGCGACCCTGGAGAACGTGGATATCGGGGAGAACGTCCACATCATGGACGGTGTCGAGATAACGGATTCGAACGTGGATGGGAGCGTCATCTTCCCGAATGCAGTCCTCCGGAACTGTTCGGTTCGCGATTCCATCATCGACGAACAGACCCACCTGGCGGACATCGACTTCTCGGGCGCGCTCGTCGGTGCCCACACGACCATCTCGAACGGCGACTGA